The nucleotide window ggttaaaaaacatattttcctaGTTTAATgacattttctacaaaaatatcaatgaaaaccaacaaaagatgagatttttattgatttttttggaCCTTTAGGTACCTTTACtgacatttttcatgaaacatcAATAATAATTTTCACTTACTGACATTCAGACTGAAACATCAGTAAAGGTGAGTGTTTACTGACGCGACATTTTCCATGAATCAATACTTAGCTGTAAGATTACCATTTTTAGTGCCATGTCCACTCAAATTGGGGAATTCATTGTTTGTAACTATTTATACCTATTGATCTCTATTTTGTAAATATATggaaagctttttttttttctaaaccaTCCTGAACTGACCTTCAAATTTCTATTTATGATGATTATCTTTGTTTTGAAAACAGTTTATACATCACCTATTCTTTACTTAGGTTTTCTCACTTTTTAGTTATATGCTGATGGTTTATATGCTCATTTTGGTCATGAAAAAACATTTGCTTTAGTACATATCTGAGCGGTGCTTTTGGCTGAAACTACTTCATGATATAGGTAATATTGTTAAAACTTATCGCGTGTAATAGACATATAAGGAACAAAAGCAAACTGTCATATTCTATGCACAACTTACTTGTTTCAGATGGTCCCTTTGAGCATGTGTCTATTGTCTTTGTACTAGGGTTACCTAAGATCATTAAAGGATTTTATTCTATCATGTTGTAGTCGACTAATATTCCAAGATGGCCCTTTTCATTCTCGTCAAGTATACAATTTATACCTCTTTGGTTGCCTCAAAGACTGGGACCTCATGTGGCTGCAAGCTGAATTTGCATACAATAATTTTGTCAATAGACCAACAGGTATACTCCCTTTCAGATTTTTACGATAGGAGTCGTGCATGTCGGTGATCTTACCCCTACAACACAGATCAATCAACCTTCACTTGTTTGTTCGAAATTCACAAAGTTAGAAGAGAGCTAatatatgtataaggaatgggTTGACTAGTTACATCGTCATATGAGTTTTGATGTTGGACGCTAGTCATAGTTTATTTGAATCCAGTACCATTCCCATTTGATACATACCATAAGTTGACTTCACATAATATGGTCCACTTAGGGTTTTCCAAAAGTTTAGTGAcaatgcatacttaattgactTGCTGGGTGATCATTGAAGCATATCACCCATCTTCAATATCCATATCTTTCGGCTTATCATGAAGCCTCAAATTCATTGGAGCCAAATATTTTCCGGCTAAGGGAGAACGATGCAGGGTGAACTCAGGGAGCTAGACCCAGTAGATCAGAATTTGCCAAATACGTCAAGGGACTCATGCCCCATGAAAGCATCAGTCAAGACCACGAATGTGGTTCCACATGCAAATCAAGGCCTAGGATAGGATGACTAGCAGGTGAGGAGGTCCATGCGCATGATGAAAGGATAGAGGTGGCAGAGATTCAGTCCTTCAAGGGAGACTGATGGTATGGAAACCTTATTTCACATTAGCATAAATACTACATTTGGGATCGGTTCCATGATCCACTCACTACTTGTCATGTGTGGAATTATACACATCAACTCTTTCTTTAGTTaaatgttgaagaagaaaaatgtgtcCCCCTTTTCgttctcttcttcccttgttTCTTTATCTTAAACCTTTCATCATTATTGTCAGCATCATTCAACTAAATTAATTGATTTGTGATTGGGAAAAGTCCCTGCTCTCTTTCACTACATGAATTAGGAAAAAACCCAATATTTATTCTCAACTTGGAACAGAGAAACATAATACTAAAAGAGTTTTAAGTGAAGTGGCGCACCACCATGCATGGAAATAAAGAGTTTAGTGCACCACCACCAATGGAACTAAGAGTTTATTGAAGTTGGCCAACTACGGGATTGAGATGAGGTCCTCATGTGTCTCTCACATTGTGCTGTGCTTGAGGTGTTTGATCACGTTAACAGGCTGCAAAAAAGTGACGAGCACTCTGCAAGATGATGGATCAGCAGTCCCAACTAAGGGAAGACCTCTATAAGAGAGTGGATGCCGACGCTAGTAACTATTTTATAGCTGGAGAAGCCAGCATCAATAAACAACTTCTTCCACTCCTCTTCGTTGCGTTCCTTTCCATTGTTCATTACCATCATATGGAGATCGAGGACCAGTTGCAGTTCATTGAACACTTGTTGAGGCCATTTCTTCTTCACTATCTCCACAACGATCACCTTCCCTCCTAGTTTTGGAATGGCCTCCTTGCACCTCATCAGTATCTTCACGCACGATTCATCATCCCAATCATGCATTACTCCCTGTTTGCATTAGCATTAatgattgaaataaaaattcttGGTTAAAATACATTCTTCTCTTCTCTGAGAAACTTGGTTTTATCGTCTATATCGGGAAAGcatataaaaagaagaaatttataTGTTCACACCATGAAGAAACAAGGAACCGTTGCATCTCGAAACCCTCCAACTATTGAGAGACAAAATTATAAAGCTTCCTATATATCACTAACTACGAGGCCAAAGTAATTAAAGTATATTTAATCTCATAGTCAGTTGGATTGAATTCAGCACAATAAGAAAAGAATCCCCCAAAGGGGCGTCTGGCAAGATGAACACTAATCGCTACACTGACGCATGTCTTTGTTCCACGACATTTTTCTGGCCGACCATAATGCCTAGCTTTTCTAGAGTGGGAGACTCATGTTGTTagttttcttgctttcaaaCGCCTCTTGAGTatataatggaaaaataaaaaagttaccttttctggaaaaggcaaaattatccttaataaaacaaaaaaaaaaactgtgaaaATGAAAGGGGAAAATGCACCTTCGCACCAGAAGGATTGACTTTAATCATTCGAACGTTGTATGCACTTTGCACTACAATATACCTGGTAAAATGTTCAAACCTTTGCATGCATGGATGGTCGAAATAATGAAACTAAATGCCTttaaaagatgaaataaaaCCACTAAGAGCACAGGCATTGCAAAAAAACGTTTTTTGGAAGGGCACTCTTCACAGATTTTTCGTCACATTACCatcttcaaatatatatatatatatatatatatatatatatatatatatatatatatatatatatatatatatatatatatatatatatatatatatatatatatatatatatatatatatatatatatatatatcaaatatttgaagatggtaatgtgaaaacaaaaaaatgttgagGGGTTGGTTTGATAAAATAGTTCCGCCACTGCTTATATGTCTTTCGTGAAATGGCGCATGCGTCAAATTAAAGCAGGGTCCATTGTGAAATTAAGGCAGAAATTCAATTATGTCAACCCTGATGTCTAGTGAGTCCACTGATTTTGCGATTCAACTGAAGAGAATCGGCAAGACGCACTGGCAtaatcatgttccaaaaaagctGCAAAGTGAAAAAACTATATAAAGGAACAAACAATAAGAAATTAGACTTCACGAATAGTAAAAAAATGGACAATTTTAAGACGTGAAAGCACTTCAAATGAAATGATTGTGCACTTGTTCGATGTGAATCAACAGTTTCCGGTGCTCCTTTTTCAACAATGGTTCAAGTTGTTATTGGTGAAATAAGATCTTTGTTCTTGCATACATACTTATCTTTGATtattctctctttctgtttgataaccaagttttttgttaatgctttttttcatccatgctctttctctctcccttcgtCTCTGTTAAATGTTTGTCAGCCCATATTTCTACGATCAACTCGAATTGCATAAATATACacaattcaaattttatgagGGTCTCAAACTAAATAGTTTTGGATTATTTTATAGTTGGTGGATCTACCCTTGAGAAGTGAAGtaaaaaggttttgaaattcCAATGTCAAAACCCAATTTCAAACCAAGGAAATCAAGGCCACTAGACTTGAAAACCTCaaattaaaaactcattttacATGCATTAACGAGCATATAGTTTTCAgtgcatatatttatatattgtcAACTAGGTGATCACTAAATTCTCACTTCATACTAATTGCTAAAGGATTTACACGtgtcaataaaaaaacaaactagtattttgttttatttaatgaGGGAGGGTGCGCCCTCATAggcataagaaaagaaaaaggataacCGCGTGTCCAACATGTTGAAGTTTAATTGGATTGACAGCatcaagttgaaggatgcacGACCTCAACTCCTTTAACAAACTAGTAAATCTAGAGTCGAGCTTAACCAAGCGAGTTAGAGTCGAGCTCCAATTGGATGTACTCACTATACAGCCCTAAGAATGGTCTTGGGGATTTGATACCTTAGGCCAACGGCAAAGTCTCTGAACGGGAAGTGATTTCCCCAAgtaaaacattaaaatataaaaagcaaATTGTTACCTTAATAAGGACTGCATCAGCTGGTGGCACTGACTCAAACATATCACCTCCAATCGCAACAACATTTGGCTGTGGTGGTGATGCAGCCACAACATGGGGTAGGTCCAACACCATGCACTTGATGTGAGGGAAAGCATCGGCTATGATGGAGGCCACAGTCCCATTCCCACCCCCAACATCCACAAGTGAGCTCACTTCCTTGAAAACTTCACCACACCTTTCAACCATGCAACCCATGAACAGCTTGCACATACTAGACATGGCCTCATTGAACAGCTTGTTGATCTTAGGATCAAGGCTCGCCTTGACCCATAATGGTTCCCCGTGTTTAGCCTCAAAGGCAGTACGGTGCCAATTACCCTCCCCTGATTGCAACCAAGCTGCCAAATTGTCCCACGTAGAGACAATCAAGGGATGGAGGCTCAGCATGGTAAGCGCTGACAGATTATGCTGGCCCTCCCTTAGCAACAGCCTTGACACTGGCGTCAATGCATACAGCACTTCACCTGTgccggttttttttttctcttcagcAAAGACACCAGCATGCACCAGTAGACGCATTAGGCGATCGAGGCATGACGCATCTGCGGAGGAGTTGATGGGGATCTCGGTGGCCAATTGGGAAGCAGTGAGCGGCTGCCCATGGCCGTGGATGATGTCTGCTATGCCGAGCTTAATGGCCGCCTTGAGGGAGTAGGATTTCTGGTACGAGCACGAAAGGGTCTCAAGATGAGCTTCTGCCATCTGCTGATCCACAGGCCTCTCTTGGACATTCTTTTCTTCCATCGCTCGCAGGAAGGAAGGAAACAATCCCAAACAAACCAAAATAGAGTTGACAGAGTGACCTATGTAACGCTATATGTAGCAAAATTATTTGTGCAATTGGTGGTAGCTTTATATATGACCATCAGCGGAATGGTAGGAGTAGAAGTATTGATGGCAGGTGTGTTTATGACATTATTGGTTTGGTAGGAATACAATTATTAATGGCAAGTGCGCTTATGACATAGGTGGAATTGTAGGAATACAATTGTCTAAGGTTGCCTTTGATGGCCTCATATCTCGGATCTGAGTTTGGATTTTCTGAGTGGATCTGAAGTTTATCGAACTTTTGATTTAAGAAGCACAGATTTCAGAGAATGCTGAAATCCATGCATCTCAAATAGGAGAGACAGCCAGGGCAAGGGGGTGGGTCTGACTCCAGtgtggatttcagatccttGCCTGAAGGTAGAGaggggaagagaaagagagaaggctAAAGGAGTGCATCAAGGAAGGGCTTTTAAATCCTAATATTTTAAAACCTCATATCTCAGATCAGAAGTTCTAAAACAATACACAATAGATATAAGATCCGAGACAATCAAATACAACCTAAGGCTTTTAAGCCATGTAATTCGTTAGCATCAATCTCATATCCAAGGCTGATCTGAAATCTGTGCCGTTCATTCGGCAGCACATACCTCAAATCCACTCTACATATAAAAAGTTGTGGAGCGAAGGTCTGATTTAGAAGAGATTggagtgggagagggagaggaattTTAGTCTGGTTCGGACCTCAGATCCGTGAATCTAGATCTTGAGGGTTAGAGATCACTGCATATCCAGACCCGCACCTATCTTATTGTCAGTGTCAATAGATACTATGAATATTATTGTAGCTAGTTCTTTAGAGTAACAGCTGGCCTCCAATTTGGTTGCATACAAAGCTACCCTTTCACAACATGTCGCAGTCCATGCCctacttttttttatctttttcttcattttttttctttataaaacctttttctcttccttcaaTACTTTCACTGTATTTTTGTTTCCCCAACGGCTCCTTTATTGGACTTTTTGGTCTTTTCGAGTAAGTATGTGTTGAGGGCCGATCTTTTATTTACTCACCAATCATTTTCACTTGAATGTAGGCAGGGAGAGGGACTGGTAACATATGAATGGTTTCAAAAGGGGAATGTACACAAACATGTCACTCTTTTCTATTAGATCAGGCTACGTTCTGTACCAACTTCATGCTTTTACAGTTTTTCATATCGCCAGTGGTAAATGCCAGAGGTTACAGCTGTAGACACCGAAGTCCACCAACATTGCAAAATGGAAGAATATCTgtatatatgtcaaaaataaataaatctcaCTGTCGTTCTGTTGCTGGTAGCCGGAGGTTTGCTAGAGACGGCATGAAGCAGCAGTGGCAGCTTCGGTGGAGaggaaacaaaaggaagagagagaaagagagagagagagagagagagagagaaccgataaaatggaaatatataacaaaatttgaggacaagaggtcccctaaatgcaaaaacaatccgcaaagaacaaaattacacaaaaaacacaagcaggaggaacaaatatacaatacaatgcacagaaaaataggagagaagaggaaagacgaaACGGCACAGTCATCCAACCGCAGTCAGGCGGCGGCGCTTTAACcgaatggcgaactggatatccccttgcacaatacgagccacagaatctggtgaagagaaggtgcccctgaagaccctgttgttgcgctccccccaaatgcaccaccaagctgaaataagccacggcctccagacattaccccaggaagcagtcaggtagggggaaggacaaaagaggaagaaaagacgaATGGATTGTGAGTTTGGAAgattactaacaagggaaggccaagtagaagcaaggacactagagaaaaaagggcaagaagtaaaaaggtggacccgagactcagtcgcaacaagacataggggacactggttagccaaactgatgccaaggcgctgtaggtgatcaaaagtgttgatatgaATATGACCAGTCAGACAGtcagaagaagccagacaaaaacAATGGCTCGAGGAGATgggccaggagaccaaagaGACCGGAGGGGGGGGAGTGACGCGACAgaaggaccaaaggaggccaggtagcaagaagaaacagtgaactcacgggtaggtgaaaggggccaggatggggacgcgaacgatgagaggtcagcaaggcggaggaaaagagggatgacagaaagcatgtcggaccaaaagtgagagggggagaTGTGAGATATAGAACTATGCCAGACGCTAGGAAAAGGCAGGTCgaattttgaactaatgaattgggtgatgggaGAATGTTCAGTAGctaaccgccaccaccaagaacacagggAAGACTCgcaagcccgactaaggttggtaaccctaGCAccccaagaagacgcggaaaggcaaccacatcccaatgcgcaaggcgatctgaaggtcgatcaccatcccaaacAAACTTACGAATAAGCTTATCAAACCTACGCAAGACAGCCACAGGAGGCCGAAAGACAGACAAAGCATGGAGAGGAACCGACGCAAGGCAGTGCTTAGCCAAAGTAATCCGACCTGGAAGAGAAAGCAGCTTTCCCTGCCAACAATGAAGGCGATCCGTAAGCTTCTGCTCCACCCCATCCCAAAAATAAGGagcaggaggcgacaacgtaatctgaagccccagatagtccatgggcaggctagtagccttacacccaaagcaagcttccgcgAGAAGTACCGTGGCCAGATCCGCGTGAATGAGGGAGAGGTGACACTTGTcggaattgatagaaagacccgagatgagctcaaagaCCCGAAGGATGAGCCACGTTCTCACAACCTGCTGGCGAGAAGCACTGCCGAACAGGAGAAAATCatcagcatactgaagggtggagaaggacGATAAGTGGGGGAGCGAATGaggtgtgaggaagccaacgaccgttGCGTGATGGAAAAGCGCAGAAAAGCTCTCagcaaccaagttgaaaagcaagggcgATAACGGGCAACCTTGACGGAGGCCACGctcgagacagaagaaatcacCACACTTCCCACTGAAGGAGACCGTAAGCTGGGCCCTAGTGACAAGCGACATGATCCACTGCCTAAACGAAGGACCAAACGTaagacgggtgaggaggtcagaaaggaactcccaactaaccgagtcaaaagccttagagatgtccaacttcaGGATGAATGAAGGTAGCCGAAGACAGTAaagggagtgaacaacctcattggctaGGACAACCGCGTCCTGCAGACGCCGACCCTTGACAAAAGCAACCTGGAAGAGGTTAATGACTGAAGGCATGACAGGCGCAAGCCACATAGAgagcaacttagcaataatcttgtacgGTGTGCCTAGgatggagatcgggcgaaagtggGTGACGTCCGTAGGGTTAGGGCGCTTAGGTACCAGGACGCAGGTAGCTTGATTGAATTCCTTTAGGAAAATAGAATTGGAGGCGAACTCATCACAAAACGCAAACACATCCGCACTACAAACCTCCCAAAAAGTACGAAAAAATTCGACTGGGAAACCATCAATGCCAGGCGCCTTACCCGAGCCAAGGGCCCAGACCGcgttcttgatctcttggtgttggaagggccgctcaagagCGATCgcacaagagacagagagagaggagaggtgaAAACCCGGCAGCGTGGCACGGAAGCGAAGAGGTTTAGAGTAGAAATCCTGGAAATGAGCGCTCAGGGCCGGAAGgatgtcatcaccaagaaaaatcCTGCCCCCGATAcccatggactggagcaacgtcTGTCGGCGCCTCTGAGAggcggccaagtggaagaatctagagTTCTGGTCCCCATGCGCGAGCCAACCCAGCCTAGAGCGTTGCTGCCAATGGATAGACTCTCTAATCCGCCACTCCTGGGCAAGACACTGCAGACAAAGGAGACGGGAAGACTGATACGCAGAAATATTATCAGAGGCCTGAAGGGACatgatctcctcatcccaatcGGTCACTTCCAAAAATTTGCTGCTCCATAAAATgcgcatatacatatatgtacattcatgtgtatatgaaaagattatagagaaaataaaacacagttatatatatatatatatacattcatgtttatatgaaaatttgtaaaacaaaatgtagaaacatagaaagaaaatgataaaaaatttcattatgtgcacatatacatatataacaaaacataattattttgtttatgacaggagaatatatttcttcaaTCGTTGgttgtggaagaaaataaagcaacataACAAGATACTCATTAGGTTTTATAATCAGGTGATTAAGAAGAAAACTAAACGTaataatgacatgaagatgcattttgaAGGAAAATGGGGAGAGCGCAGTGAGCAGGCCCTGGCTCGAGCAACGTCTCGGAAAAACGTCCACAGCAGCAAGCAACTCGCTGCCGCGCGCTGCAGTGATCATTGCGGCGATCGCCTAATACAATTGTTCACGCGAATGCTTAATACAATCATGTGTGGCTGCACATCACGCGACGCACGGTCGTGCGGCGTGTTATTGTGTGGCTGCACATCACGCGACGCCCTGTCGTGCTGCAGCAATCAGTGCAGTGATCGCGTAATATGATCACTCACACAATTGCTAACACGATCGTGCGCTAAGTAGTGACTCCATGCTCGTTTTAAATTCGAATTGGGTTCAATTAATCACCGTGAGCGACTTAGGCCTAAATACACGTTTTGGCGTGAGAGTGAAAcctaaaacaaagggaaggtctatgtatgtgcatgtggcgttcataaatttaaattctGTTGTCTTGAtttaaattttgggttttgagttTAAAATAATGAATTCGGTTAtagacttggattttggatcttatttggatccgagagttggattttggatttaaatctcgcatctaaaattgagttttgaattcgtgtttggggtgataacagaaAACTAGGCATAGATTAAGAAAATTTCAGTTGAGATACCTAAAATGAAGGTTAGAGAGTGAACTTGATGTTAGGACATCTGCCTAAAGCTTGAATTAGGATGAAAAAGTAACTTTGAAAATACTCTCCTGGCATTGAAGACTTTATTATGAGGTTAATTGAGATTGATAAGGTGTCACTGTTGAGAATTTTGCAAAACAGGGAGTAAATGAGATCATTTTAGCCCAAATTGAGGAGAATGGAGGGTTTATAATGGGAGTTTAGCTTCAAAAATTGAGGGTATCACTTAAAATAGTAagatgatattgaaaaagatcTGAAAACAAGGTTATTGAGACCAATAGATGTGCTGGTGTGAAGAAATTGTTGAACAATAGTGAAAATGAGccattttaaaacaaatttgaccAAATGACTGCAAGAAAATGGGTTGTAGAAGCTCCTATTGATATGCAAATATGAGTATGTTCATAATTTAATCtctaaaacataattttcagAAGTAACACaactatttcatgaaaattagACAAAATATGGGCTCATTTTTTTGACTGGTGACAGGTTGGGTGATCTTTCTCTAGTGGCTTAACATTTGTATTATGAAATCCATGTACGTGGTATCATTGGCCTTTGCATTTGAGATATACTTGAAAAGAATAGCACAAAATCTCCATTAGAATAGGCGACAGGGTCATTTTGGCAATGAAAAGTTTAAGGCATCTATAGTGAGTTAGTTGATCCGATATATCAACAATCTCAAAAATTCATAAACTCCATAAGCTGAAATAAAAACTGTCATGAAACAGAGTTGAAAGCTCGATGTAGGTCAAGTTTGAGCATTTCTAAAGCTACAATATATTGATTGTGGATAGAACGACCAAGAGTGAATGCCATCTGTAATGGATAGATTACAATAGTAAGAAATGGGTGGAGTCGATTTGCCAACACTTTGGCTATAACTCTCTTGAAAGCCATCATTAAATATATGGTCCAGAAAACAGCAGTCTCTGTAgagttgatgtttttttttttttttggagtcaTAAAAATTGTAGATGTCTAGGCTGTTTGTTTGATCTTGATGATTAGAATGACTAAAGAGgtcggaaaagaaagaagatgggaCAGAAAAGGTGGTAGAAGGAGGAGACAAGGCTTCAACAAAGACCCTAGAGTCCACTATTGGATTCACGTCACCACAGGTAGAAGAGGTGGCAGATGGGGAATTCAAGTTGTTGACAAGAGGAGAATGAGGTTGTAGATGGAAGAGGGATTTGGTGGTTGGGGAAGTCGATGAAGGTTGAAAGTCTATGGAAACCATCGCCAGTCTAGAGATTGGCAGCAGAGGCAAGGAAGGATGTGGAGTGAGGGATGAGTTGGTCAGTGTGGGAAAGATGATTATGAGTGGCAGTTGGGGTAGCTACTGGAGGTTGACAGGCATCGAAACTCTGGCAATTTTGTTCGTCGGTAGCACATCGTCAAAAGAGAGGGGCACCAAAATGTCGTCGATACGGACAGACTTGATAGAACCAGTTGAGGCATTCGTTGAATTTATTGGATTATTTTGATTAATTCTtagactcttacatgagtccaCCGAAAACACCTTCAAGGTCCTTTCCAATTGAAAATGAATGTTTGATATTGAAGATGAAGATAAACAAAATAGAATAGATGTAGAgaatgagaggaagagagaaattttgaaggaagagaaagaaggtctgagaaaaagagaaatagcGAAAGAAGGtctgagaaaaagagaaatagcTCAACGGGTTGAGAATCATGTAAGAGGAGGGAAATGGTGAGGTATTTATGAAAGAAAGAGGCCCAATGGCGTTAtcgttatttttaaaatataataagcCACTAACTAGTCATTATGGGCTTAAAAAATACTTAATTACTCTAACAAAGTCAAATCTATACAAAAATAGGTTGACTCGGGTTTGACTGCTTTAGGAGTAGACTACCTCAAAAGCCTGCCTAGCCTCAGCTGGGCGAAGGACAAGCCTAAAAATGCGGTTCTAGCCGCCACAGGCCATTCCCGGTCCATTGTGGCCCGCTGTAAGTCTAGCTTGACCAAGTCATAGGCCAGCGTAGGCCCAGCTCGAATAGGTCATCCTGGCCATAGCTGGCTGGGCCAGACCAGGCCCGTTCTGCCACATCAACGGTGGGCCCTACGGAGAGAGGCAAGggtattttttataaaatgagggtattttttaaaaatgaagaatattTAGAGA belongs to Nymphaea colorata isolate Beijing-Zhang1983 chromosome 13, ASM883128v2, whole genome shotgun sequence and includes:
- the LOC116267209 gene encoding trans-resveratrol di-O-methyltransferase-like; amino-acid sequence: MEEKNVQERPVDQQMAEAHLETLSCSYQKSYSLKAAIKLGIADIIHGHGQPLTASQLATEIPINSSADASCLDRLMRLLVHAGVFAEEKKKTGTGEVLYALTPVSRLLLREGQHNLSALTMLSLHPLIVSTWDNLAAWLQSGEGNWHRTAFEAKHGEPLWVKASLDPKINKLFNEAMSSMCKLFMGCMVERCGEVFKEVSSLVDVGGGNGTVASIIADAFPHIKCMVLDLPHVVAASPPQPNVVAIGGDMFESVPPADAVLIKGVMHDWDDESCVKILMRCKEAIPKLGGKVIVVEIVKKKWPQQVFNELQLVLDLHMMVMNNGKERNEEEWKKLFIDAGFSSYKIVTSVGIHSLIEVFP